In Simiduia curdlanivorans, a genomic segment contains:
- the rpsU gene encoding 30S ribosomal protein S21 translates to MPSVKLKENEPFDVALRRFKRSCEKAGILAEVRRREFYEKPTTVRKREAAAAVKRHAKKMSRENRKFQRMY, encoded by the coding sequence ATGCCTTCAGTAAAGTTGAAAGAAAACGAGCCCTTTGACGTAGCATTGCGTCGTTTCAAGCGTTCATGTGAAAAAGCCGGCATTTTGGCCGAAGTTCGTCGTCGTGAGTTTTACGAGAAGCCCACCACTGTACGTAAGCGCGAAGCTGCTGCCGCTGTTAAGCGTCACGCCAAGAAGATGTCTCGCGAAAACCGTAAATTTCAGCGGATGTACTGA
- a CDS encoding GatB/YqeY domain-containing protein translates to MSTELRTRISDAMKDAMRAREKERLAAIRLILAEFKRIEVDERIEVDDDRALAVMDKMLKQRRDSISQFEAAGRADLADVEKAEMLVIQDFLPTQLSAEELDAMVTKAIADSGAESMRDMGKAMALIKPQAAGRADMGDVSKLLKAKLG, encoded by the coding sequence ATGTCTACTGAACTCAGAACTCGAATCAGCGATGCTATGAAGGACGCCATGCGCGCCCGTGAAAAAGAGCGTCTTGCCGCTATTCGCCTCATACTGGCGGAATTTAAGCGTATCGAAGTTGATGAGCGCATCGAAGTAGATGATGACCGCGCCCTAGCGGTGATGGATAAGATGCTCAAGCAGCGTCGCGACTCCATTAGCCAGTTTGAGGCCGCCGGCCGCGCCGATTTGGCCGATGTGGAAAAAGCCGAAATGCTGGTTATTCAAGATTTTCTGCCCACCCAGTTGAGCGCGGAAGAGTTGGATGCCATGGTCACTAAAGCGATTGCCGATAGCGGCGCCGAATCTATGCGCGATATGGGTAAAGCCATGGCGCTGATCAAGCCGCAGGCCGCTGGCCGCGCCGACATGGGCGATGTCAGCAAGCTGCTCAAAGCCAAGCTGGGTTAA